CCTTCAGGGCTCGAAATAACGGACGCGCCTCGAACCCAGCCCGATGGGCTGGGCTAAGGGATAACGCGCCGTTGGCGCTGACAGGTTCGCCTCTCAACCCGGCAGCCAATTCCACCCAAATACAGGCCCAACGGGCCTGTGATTGCGTCGGAGCTCAGGGATGTTCCGTTTTTCGGCCCCAATCCAACTTCACCAACCGCCCCATACCTTCCGCCCGGATTTCCGCTGGGGTAAGCCTCACAACGTGAATGCCATTTTCACCCATCCCCAGGCCCAACGGGCCGGCGATTCCTTAGCCCAGGCTGCAGGCCTGGGTTTCCGGACGGACCCAAGCCCGCGGCCTGAAGGGTCGCGACGAAGGCTTGACCTCCTGCCCCCAGCAGGGCAGGTCACGACTTCTATCGCGAATTACCGAATCAGCGCATCCAAGGACTCCTCTCATGCCAACCTCACCACCCCTTCTTCCCTTGGTTCGGGACGAACCTCAATTCGAGGCCCTGAAGTCGGCGGGCACGGATTTTCGGCCGGCGATGCGGGCGATTTGTGATCGGCATGGGATCGAGGCGAAGGAGTTGGTTCCGCTCACGCCGTCGAGCCTGATTGTGTTTCGGGCCGGCGATCGCGCGGTTGTGAAGTTGTTTCCACCCTGCTGTGAAAAGGAATTCACGGTCGAGTCGAAGGCGTTGGAGTTGTTGTCCGGCCGCGCCGAGGTGCCGACGCCGCGGTTGATTGCGACCGGGGAGTTGGAAGGTTGGCCGTACGTCGTGATGGAGCGCATCGCCGGCCGGCTTCTCTCCGACGCGTGGCCGGAGATTGCAGCGGCCGATCGCGAACGCCTGGCCGAGGACCTCGGGCGTTGTATCCGAGCGATGCACGATTCGCCGGCGGACGATCTGCCTCGGCCGGGCGGAGGCTCGTGGGAAGAAATGCAGGCCCGTTTCCAGGACGCGGCCCTGGCAAGGCACCGCGCATCCAGCGCGCCGCGGGAATGGATCGATGCGTTGCCGGAGTTTCTGGCCGGCCGGACGCTGCCACTGGAGGAGAATTGCCGCGCGTTGCTCCACACCGAACTGGCGGACATGCACATTCTCGTCGAGCGCGCTGCGGAACATTGGGAATTGCGTGGCGTGATCGATTTCGAGCCCGCCATGCCGGGCGATCCCATGTATGACTTCGCGGGCCTCGGGTTTCTGCTGTTCAACGGAGAGCACGCGCTGATCCGGCGATTCCTGCGCGCGTACGGAATCGCCGACTCACAACTCGGCGCGGAGTTCCAGGAAACGGCGCTGCGGTACGTGCTGACGCATCGTTACACGAACCTGGAGTGGTTTCTTTCGGCGATCCCACCAACGGGAGCGGCGGGGGACTTCAAGTCCTGGGCGCAAGATTGGTACGGGCTTGCGTGAGACGCGCTCGCTAGCCTGAAAGCGACTGCACAATGTCCTTCAACTCCCCATTCAACACATGATCCGCAAGGGTGTCGAGCGGCGTCGGTTCTCGATTGATGATGACGAGTTTCGCGCCCGTGTACCTGGCGCGGGCGGGGATCGCGGCGGCGGGATAGACGACGAGCGACGTGCCGATCGCGATGAAGAGATCGCACGTCGACGCGGCCTCGAAGGCACCGGCGATCGCGACCTCGGGCAGGGCTTCGCCAAAGAACACAATATCGGGCTTGATCGTGCCGCCGCACCGGCACGACGGAATACGCATCTCATTCAGCTTAGCACGCATCGCTTCGATGTCGAATTCGCGCCCGCAACCCAGGCAATGGCTGACGGCGATCGAACCGTGAACCTCGAAGACGTTTTTCGTGCCCGCGCGCTGGTGCAGCATGTCTATGTTCTGCGTGATGCAGGCCTTGAGCTTCCCCGCTTGTTCCAGACGCGTGATTGCGTGGTGCGTGACGTTCGGTTGTGTCTCGGTGAACGCGTACAATTCCTCGCGCGCGAAATCGAAGAAGTACGCCGGGTCGCGGTGAAAGTAGTCGATGTCGAACACGCGGTTGGCATCCCACCGCGCGTACGTGCCGGAGGGGCTGCGGAAATCGGAAATGCCGGAGTCCGTACTGACGCCGGCTCCGGTCAGAATCGCGATGTTGTCGCTGTTGCGGATCAGTTCGATCACCGCATCGGTGTTCATTGCTCGGGTCCATACGGCGCCGAGAATATCTCGACGCGCTGCAGATTCAACGCCCCGCCGATTTGTAGAAGCTGATGCGCCGGATCGGCAAGCACATCCATCGAGCAGAGCAGATATTGCCCGGCCGCCATGTCTGGTGGGAAGAAAACGAGGTACGTCTTTGGCGCGCCGGGCGTCGGGACGTTCTGCGCCAGTCCCGTCGAGGCGATTCTGTTCCTGTGTCATCGAACGCGATCTGCCGCAGGTATCCGGTGTGTTCCCGTTGCATTCAGCAACTCCGGCCTTGAAACTTATCGGCGGCCAGGGGGTCCTCGCCTTGCTACTCAAAGCCCACAAATCGCTTTTCTTCCTCACCTTCCTGCTCTTCGGTTTCGTTGGCACGGCAACGGCAGCCTACGAGCATCAGTGGACCGACGCATTCTCTGTCGCGACGAGCCGTTGGGAGGAAGGCACTGGCGCGCTCGACGGCAGCCAGGTGGAGCTCACGCCGGACAACGTTTCCTTCAGCAGTGGCCTCCTGACTGTCGCACTCACTGAGAAGTCCGCCGGCAGCATGGGCGAGTTCACGGATCGGCCATACTGGGGCGGCGAGTACTCCACCGTCGCGCCCTACGCGCATGGTCGCTTCCTGGTGACTATGCAGCCGGCCGCGCCCTCGGGTGTCGTTTCTGAGATTGTTCTTCAGCTTCCGGCTGCGTCCACTGACTCGGCTCAGATTGCCATTCGATTCCTTGGTCGGACCGACCAGGTGCAGTATCATCTCGAGTGGAAAGACTCCATCGGCACTGTTCACACCCAGGATGCGTCGGTTGATCTCGGTTTCGATGCTGCCGCCGCACAGCATCACTACATGATGGAGTGGACCTCGTCGCACATCACATTCTTCGTCGATGGGTTCTACTCTCACGCATTCGTGAAGCCATCGGTCCTGGATGAATTCCAGGCCGACATGGAGGTCCGCCTGCGAGCCTGGATTCCCGAATCGTCTGCTTTAGCAGGAGCATTCGACCCCGCCTCGCTTCCGTTGCAGGCGACGTTCGATGCAGCATTCTACTTCGAATGGCAGACTTTCGTTTCCTCTGCGACGGTGATGGGGGCGTACCCTCATTCCGGCGGCACCACATTCCGCGTCTGGGCACCGAATGCGGATTCCGTGCATGTGCGCGGCACGTTCAATGGTTGGGGGCTGAGCAATCCGCTTTCCCGCGAGGCGGCGACCGGATACTGGTCGACGTTTGTTTCGGGGGCGAGTGCCGGCGACGAGTACAAGTTCTACGTCACAAATAATAGTCCTTCCGCGGGCCTGGATACGACCGTCTGGCAACGCGATCCGTACAGTCGCCGCATCGCCAGTTTCCAAAGCCCCGGGGACAACTCGGTCGTTTACGATCCCAACGCGTTCGATTGGGAAGGCCCAAAGACGTTCGTTCCGGAGCCGCGAGAGAAGCTGATCATCTATGAAATGCACGTGGGCACGTTCAACGCCCCATCGGGCGCACCGGCGACCTTCTATGAAGCGATTGGCCGCCTCGATCAACTCGTCGATCTTGGCATCAACACCATCGAAGTGATGCCTGTCCAGGAAGTTCCGTCGAACAACGGATGGGGCTACGATCCTGTATTCTACAATTCCGTGGAGCTCGGTCTCGGCGAGGCAGACGCCTTCAAGGCATTTGTCAAGGCCTGTCACGAACGCAACCTGGCCGTTCTCGTGGATGTGGTCTACAATCACACCACGACAACAAGAAGCCCCCTTTGGCAATTCGATCTGTGGTACGAACAGGATGGCGGCGGTATCTGGTTCTATAACGATGCGTACTGGCAGACCACGCCGTGGGGGCCACGGATGGATTTCCGTCGGCCGGAGGTTCGCGAGTTCATCAAGCAGAACATCCGGACGTATCTCGATGAATTCCGTGTCGACGGATTCCGCTTCGACGCAACCCGCATCATGAGGGAGGTCGTGGACGAGAACTGGGACACGGTGGAGGAAATCGAAGAGGCCCTGGCGTTGTTGCAGGAAATCAGTGCCATGATCGATCGCGAGTACCCCGACGCCATTTCAACGGCAGAGGATTTTGGCGTGGACCAATTGGCAAGCCTCGACCTCGGCAGTAATGGCGCGGGTTTCGATGCGGAGTGGGGCTCCTTCAAGTTCTACGCGGCGCGTGCGCTCGTGGCCTCCGATTCCGCGCGCGATCTCGATGATCTGCGCAGAGGCATGGAGCGAACCATCAACGGCGATCCAATGAAGCGCGTCGTCTACGTCGAGTCGCACGATTCCGCCGCGACTGAGGATCCAGATGGCGAGACGTTTCCCTATCGAGGCGGCTACTTGCCCAAGCGCCTGAATCAGATCGATCCGGAGACAAACATTACCACGCGGAAACTCTCCATGCTCGGCAGCGTTTTCACCTTCACGCTGCCCGGCGTTCCGATGATGTTTATGGGCCAGGAAGCCTATGCGACGGGAACGTTCGATTTTCCCTCACCGCCGGCGCTGGATTGGGACCAGATGTTGGGCGATCATCCCGGGATCTTCCAACTGCACCAGGATCTGATCGATCTGCGCCTGAATCACGGTGGAGCAACGCGCGGACTGCAGGGACCGGCACTCGACGTCTACCATCAGAATGGCAGCGCTAAAGTCATTGCCTACCTGCGACAAGATGTCGGCGGCGCGGCAGACGATGTGGTTGTTGTGATGAACCTTTCCTCCACGACGTTCAACCTCGGATATAAACTTGGAATGCCGGAGGGGGGAACATGGCACGTTCGATTCAATAGCGACCTGACATCTTACGACCCGGCCTTTGGAACAAGTCCGGGAGAGCTTGTTTCTCTCGATACGACGGCCGATGGACGAGATGGTTACCCCCAGAGTGTAAAGATCCCCGTTCTTCAACCCTACACCGCACTAATCCTCTCGCAGGATGCCGTTTCACCTCGCGAAATCGGCTGGATGCTTCGCTGAAGCGTGTTTCTCTTGGCGAGCCCACAACGAAGCATGGGCCTCCCTCCTATCCTCAGCCCTGCTCTTCCAGTCGGGCGAGAAGTTTCTCGGCAACGATCGATGGATCATCCGAAACCAGCCCGGGATCAAGCGCGTGCGTCAAAGCCTCGAGCAAATCGGCATAGGGCTTTTCGTGCTGATTGCGGAAGATGTGATGGACTCCCCTCTCGAACGCGAGCGACTCTGCGCCCTCACGGGAGAGCTTGCGAAGAAGCGCGGGCCAGGCATCCTTGCCAAAGCGCACCAGCGCATCCGCCGCGACCCATTGCACGTCGGCATCGTCGTCTTCCAGCGCCTCAACGAGCGCGGGGATCGCATCGGCATCGCCGATTGAACCGAGGGCCTTCGCCGCTTCCCAACGCAGGCGATCGGAGTGCGAGTTCTCCAGGCCATTGACCAGGCACGGAACGGCCGCACTGCCAAGCGCGATCAGTGCATACCGCGCATGTTCGCGCTTCAGGCCATCCTTTTGCCCGAGTTGTTCCATCAGTCCTTCCAAGTTCGTTTGCGTGTTGATGTGCGTTTTCATGGCGCACCTCCTGGGGGATTTTTTGTGTGCGTGTAGAAGTTACTTGGCCGCGTGCCATTGTCCTTCGGCGTGCGCCGCTCTCCGAGTCGTTTTCCTCGGCTCGGTGCTGGCCTGTTTTGGTGAGTGTTCAAGAAGACGATAGGCGAGGAGCTTGATTCGATCCGAAACCAGGAACCATGCGATCGCATATCCCCAGACGAACAGCGCCCAGCCCCAGCCCAGCGGCGTCATGAACAAGCCGTACACAGCGATCAGTGTGGCCAAGATCTGCGTGCCGAGGACGGCTGTCAGAAGGATCTTCGCCGGACGGATCGACCAGAACGGCCCGCGCGTTCGTGTCAGGAAGATCGTCAAGTGCCCCGCCACAGACAGCATCAGGTACATTAGAGTTTGGATCTGCGCGCGATCCATGTGGGCGTATCGTTCACCGATGAAGAACAATCCGAACGCGGCGATTGGACCAATGATGCCAAGCACCGTTGCGATGCTGAGCACCATGCGCATATCCCACGCTTCAGGCCGGTTCTTGTAATGCACGTTGTCGTACGCGATAGAGAGAATCGCCCCATCGTTCAGCAGCGCCAGCATCACAATCATGACCGCCGTTAGTGGATAGAATCCGAAAATCAGAATCGCGGCAGTCATGAAGAGCAGAACGCGTAGCGTCTCCGCGATGCGATAGGTGGCATAGCTTGTCATGCGCTGGAAGATACGACGGCTTTCTTTTACGGCATCGACGATCACGGACAGCCCTGGCGTCGTGAGTACGATCGACGCGGCGGCGCGCGCGGCATCCGTTGCATCCGCCACGGCAATGCCACAGTCGGCCTTCTTCAGCGCCGGTGCGTCGTTCACGCCATCGCCGGTCATGCCGACGATGTGATCGCGCTGCTGCAGGACATCAACGATGTGGAATTTGTGCTCGGGAAAGACCTGAGCAAAGCCATCGGAGTCCTCGATGGACCTGGCTGTCTCGGCGGTTTCCTTCTGCTTCGCATCGCCCAGTCCGCTGGCATCGAATATCCTCGTCCCCATATTCAGTTTCCGCGCGGTCTCCTGCGCGATGGCGAGCGCATCGCCCGTTACCATTTTCAGTTTCACGCCCATCTTGCGCGCCGTTGCAATTGTCTCTGCGGCGTCCTCACGCGGCGGATCGAACAGTGGCAACACCCCCTGGAATTCCCAGCCGCCATTGGCCTCTGACCGGGCCACGCCCAACGAGCGATAGCCACGCGAGGCGAATTCATTCACGGCGGACTCCACGCTCGGCTTCACTTCTTCGGCATTGTCTGAAAGACCTAGAATCACCTGCGGAGCGCCCTTCGTGACCTTGAAGGTCTTGCCATCCAGCGATTGGAGAACGGCCTCGGTGCGCTTATGCACAGGGTCGAAAGGTGAGAAATGCAGCACCTTGTATTCCTTCAGCGAACTCTTATCCTCCAATCCGCCGATGACTGCCAGATCGATCGTGTCGTTGTCTTCCGCACGCGATGCCAATGCGCCTTCAAGAATCACCTGATCCTTGGGAAGATTCTTCACGGTGAACGGATCGCCGAGTGTCAGCTTGTTCTGAGTCAGCGTTCCCGTCTTGTCTGCGCAGAGGATATCCACGCCTGCGAGTTCCTCGATCGCAACGAGTTTGCTGACGATTGCTTTCTTGCGCGCAAGCAGCCGCGCGCCGACTGCCATCGTCACGGACAGAACCGTCGGCATCGCCACGGGAATGGCCGCGACCGTCAGGACGAGTGCAAACTGCACGGTTTCCAAAAGCGGATCGCCGCGATACAAAGCAACCGCAATGATCAAGGCAACCAGCACAACCGCCAGCGCGATCAGGTAGTTCCCGATTTTTAGAATGGCCTTCTGGAAGTGACTGACCGTATGCCCCTCTTGAACCAACTGCGCGGTCTTTCCGAAGTAGGTCTTCTCCCCCGTGGCATAAACGAGCGCGTCAATCTCGCCCTGCCTTATAATCGATCCAGAGTACACAGATTCGCCCGTTTTTCGCGAAGCCGGCAGCGATTCTCCAGTGAGTGCGGACTGGTCGACTTCGACGGGGTCGCCGTCCAATAGACGAGCGTCCGCAGGCACGATATCGCCCAGCCGCAGGCGGATGACGTCGCCCGGAACAAGCTCTCGGGACGGCGGCATCGTCCATTCGCCATCTCGGATCGCACGCGCCTTGATGGCCAGTTTGGCTTTCAGGGCATCGATCGCGTTGCCCGCCTGGCGTTCTTCCCAATAGGCAACAAGTGCGTTCGCCAGCAGCAGGGTGAGAATGATGAAGAAGTCCGGCCAATGCCGAACGACCGCAGACAGGATGACCGCGACTTCAATCATCCACGGGATCGGACCCCAGAAGTAACTCAGGAACTTCAGGAGCGGATTCTCTTTCTTCTCCACCAGTTCATTCGGCCCGTATTGCTCCAGGCGCTTCTTCGCTTCTTCCTGTGTCAATCCTGCAGGCGACGTGTCGAGCTTCTTCATCAACTCCTGCATGGGAAGCGACTTCATATCGTTCTGTGTTGTCGATTCATTCATCTTGGGGCTTGGCTTCATGATGTAAATTCTCCCCGTTCCATGATTTTGACCGTGAAGACCCGCCGCCGATCGATGCGGGGGCACCGATCACGCTACCAAGAGAGCGCTGATGTCAGGGGTTTGTTGTACGCGGTGCTGCGGAACACGGGCTCTTGGCGAGAGTACTTCTCGCGGATGCCAACTAGTGATGTAGCTGTTTCCATACCAGTTCTCAGACCGCGATCATCCCACTCGTCCATGCAATCATCCTGTCCATACCGGATATCCCATCAATCATTGGTGCACAGCGGGAGTGGCCATGGAAAGGATTGCTCCGCGGCGCATTAGGATCATCTTGGAGCGACGCAACATCACGAGAGGCAAGCATATGAAGCGAGTTTGTGTCTTTTGCGGATCGAGTTTCGGGGGTGACCCCGCTTACGCACAGGCTGCCCGTGATCTCGCGGTGGCACTCCTCGAACAGGATCGCGAACTGGTCTATGGAGGCGCGCGCGTCGGACTGATGGGCATTTTGGCCGACACGATTCTCGGCGGTGGGGGAAACGTGCGCGGGATTATCACCGAAGCCCTGGCGCGCAAAGTGTCACACGATGGACTGACGGAACAACTCGTCGTCCCATCCATGCACGAGCGTAAGATGGCCATGTTCGAGATGGCGGACGGGTTCATCGCCTTGCCGGGTGGGATGGGAACACTGGAGGAAATCACTGAGGTTGTCTGCTGGGCGCAACTTGGGATTAATCCGAAGCCTTGCGGGCTGCTCAATGTTGCGGGATACTACGATGCGTTTATGGAGTTCTTGGACCACTCCGTGCGGCAGGGCTTCATGAAGCAACCACATCGAGACGTACTCCTTGTCGAGCCGGAACCGCGGGCATTGCTGGCCCGGATGGCTTCGTACAAGGCCCCCAATATCGAGAAGTGGCAGTAGGTCGCACTGC
This genomic window from bacterium contains:
- a CDS encoding family 16 glycosylhydrolase, which gives rise to MLLKAHKSLFFLTFLLFGFVGTATAAYEHQWTDAFSVATSRWEEGTGALDGSQVELTPDNVSFSSGLLTVALTEKSAGSMGEFTDRPYWGGEYSTVAPYAHGRFLVTMQPAAPSGVVSEIVLQLPAASTDSAQIAIRFLGRTDQVQYHLEWKDSIGTVHTQDASVDLGFDAAAAQHHYMMEWTSSHITFFVDGFYSHAFVKPSVLDEFQADMEVRLRAWIPESSALAGAFDPASLPLQATFDAAFYFEWQTFVSSATVMGAYPHSGGTTFRVWAPNADSVHVRGTFNGWGLSNPLSREAATGYWSTFVSGASAGDEYKFYVTNNSPSAGLDTTVWQRDPYSRRIASFQSPGDNSVVYDPNAFDWEGPKTFVPEPREKLIIYEMHVGTFNAPSGAPATFYEAIGRLDQLVDLGINTIEVMPVQEVPSNNGWGYDPVFYNSVELGLGEADAFKAFVKACHERNLAVLVDVVYNHTTTTRSPLWQFDLWYEQDGGGIWFYNDAYWQTTPWGPRMDFRRPEVREFIKQNIRTYLDEFRVDGFRFDATRIMREVVDENWDTVEEIEEALALLQEISAMIDREYPDAISTAEDFGVDQLASLDLGSNGAGFDAEWGSFKFYAARALVASDSARDLDDLRRGMERTINGDPMKRVVYVESHDSAATEDPDGETFPYRGGYLPKRLNQIDPETNITTRKLSMLGSVFTFTLPGVPMMFMGQEAYATGTFDFPSPPALDWDQMLGDHPGIFQLHQDLIDLRLNHGGATRGLQGPALDVYHQNGSAKVIAYLRQDVGGAADDVVVVMNLSSTTFNLGYKLGMPEGGTWHVRFNSDLTSYDPAFGTSPGELVSLDTTADGRDGYPQSVKIPVLQPYTALILSQDAVSPREIGWMLR
- a CDS encoding aminoglycoside 3'-phosphotransferase/choline kinase family protein, producing MPTSPPLLPLVRDEPQFEALKSAGTDFRPAMRAICDRHGIEAKELVPLTPSSLIVFRAGDRAVVKLFPPCCEKEFTVESKALELLSGRAEVPTPRLIATGELEGWPYVVMERIAGRLLSDAWPEIAAADRERLAEDLGRCIRAMHDSPADDLPRPGGGSWEEMQARFQDAALARHRASSAPREWIDALPEFLAGRTLPLEENCRALLHTELADMHILVERAAEHWELRGVIDFEPAMPGDPMYDFAGLGFLLFNGEHALIRRFLRAYGIADSQLGAEFQETALRYVLTHRYTNLEWFLSAIPPTGAAGDFKSWAQDWYGLA
- a CDS encoding plasma-membrane proton-efflux P-type ATPase is translated as MKPSPKMNESTTQNDMKSLPMQELMKKLDTSPAGLTQEEAKKRLEQYGPNELVEKKENPLLKFLSYFWGPIPWMIEVAVILSAVVRHWPDFFIILTLLLANALVAYWEERQAGNAIDALKAKLAIKARAIRDGEWTMPPSRELVPGDVIRLRLGDIVPADARLLDGDPVEVDQSALTGESLPASRKTGESVYSGSIIRQGEIDALVYATGEKTYFGKTAQLVQEGHTVSHFQKAILKIGNYLIALAVVLVALIIAVALYRGDPLLETVQFALVLTVAAIPVAMPTVLSVTMAVGARLLARKKAIVSKLVAIEELAGVDILCADKTGTLTQNKLTLGDPFTVKNLPKDQVILEGALASRAEDNDTIDLAVIGGLEDKSSLKEYKVLHFSPFDPVHKRTEAVLQSLDGKTFKVTKGAPQVILGLSDNAEEVKPSVESAVNEFASRGYRSLGVARSEANGGWEFQGVLPLFDPPREDAAETIATARKMGVKLKMVTGDALAIAQETARKLNMGTRIFDASGLGDAKQKETAETARSIEDSDGFAQVFPEHKFHIVDVLQQRDHIVGMTGDGVNDAPALKKADCGIAVADATDAARAAASIVLTTPGLSVIVDAVKESRRIFQRMTSYATYRIAETLRVLLFMTAAILIFGFYPLTAVMIVMLALLNDGAILSIAYDNVHYKNRPEAWDMRMVLSIATVLGIIGPIAAFGLFFIGERYAHMDRAQIQTLMYLMLSVAGHLTIFLTRTRGPFWSIRPAKILLTAVLGTQILATLIAVYGLFMTPLGWGWALFVWGYAIAWFLVSDRIKLLAYRLLEHSPKQASTEPRKTTRRAAHAEGQWHAAK
- a CDS encoding Sir2 family NAD-dependent protein deacetylase, whose amino-acid sequence is MNTDAVIELIRNSDNIAILTGAGVSTDSGISDFRSPSGTYARWDANRVFDIDYFHRDPAYFFDFAREELYAFTETQPNVTHHAITRLEQAGKLKACITQNIDMLHQRAGTKNVFEVHGSIAVSHCLGCGREFDIEAMRAKLNEMRIPSCRCGGTIKPDIVFFGEALPEVAIAGAFEAASTCDLFIAIGTSLVVYPAAAIPARARYTGAKLVIINREPTPLDTLADHVLNGELKDIVQSLSG
- a CDS encoding HEAT repeat domain-containing protein → MKTHINTQTNLEGLMEQLGQKDGLKREHARYALIALGSAAVPCLVNGLENSHSDRLRWEAAKALGSIGDADAIPALVEALEDDDADVQWVAADALVRFGKDAWPALLRKLSREGAESLAFERGVHHIFRNQHEKPYADLLEALTHALDPGLVSDDPSIVAEKLLARLEEQG
- a CDS encoding TIGR00730 family Rossman fold protein, producing the protein MKRVCVFCGSSFGGDPAYAQAARDLAVALLEQDRELVYGGARVGLMGILADTILGGGGNVRGIITEALARKVSHDGLTEQLVVPSMHERKMAMFEMADGFIALPGGMGTLEEITEVVCWAQLGINPKPCGLLNVAGYYDAFMEFLDHSVRQGFMKQPHRDVLLVEPEPRALLARMASYKAPNIEKWQ